In Minwuia thermotolerans, the following proteins share a genomic window:
- a CDS encoding plasmid mobilization protein yields MARPPLKPEERRTEYLRVRLTPVEKRDLERAAQEVGVTMAEYARAMLTGKKPRAKPPRERAMTALLYELSSIATNLSQLADATGMTTYEDWAKYVGGQLVEAVSGRTDLTPVIDANLEKINAAGHWVNALARRANMGKELDLQEVHDALVAVQKVLKPIHDAVSQPPPETGSPPDGSDAV; encoded by the coding sequence ATGGCCCGCCCGCCGCTCAAGCCGGAAGAGCGCCGCACCGAGTATCTGCGTGTCCGGCTCACCCCCGTCGAGAAGCGCGACCTTGAGCGCGCCGCCCAGGAGGTCGGCGTCACCATGGCCGAATACGCCCGCGCCATGCTGACCGGCAAGAAGCCCAGGGCCAAGCCGCCGCGCGAGCGCGCCATGACGGCGCTGCTCTACGAGCTGTCCTCGATCGCCACGAACCTCAGCCAGCTCGCCGACGCGACGGGCATGACCACCTACGAGGACTGGGCGAAGTATGTGGGGGGCCAACTTGTGGAGGCGGTGTCAGGGCGGACCGACCTGACGCCGGTGATCGACGCGAACCTGGAGAAGATCAACGCCGCTGGCCATTGGGTGAACGCGCTCGCCCGGCGCGCCAACATGGGCAAGGAGCTCGACCTTCAGGAGGTGCACGACGCGCTTGTGGCCGTGCAGAAAGTCCTGAAGCCGATCCACGACGCGGTGTCGCAACCGCCGCCGGAGACCGGGTCGCCCCCGGACGGGAGCGATGCGGTTTAA
- a CDS encoding DUF4870 domain-containing protein: protein MSDNSPNPEQPGGGNQNDAPESTTTPVNKDDASVAALIHVVGLLNFFSGFLGTIVQAIIWLAKGVSGNQVDRHGRAALNFQVSWLIYSLVAFGLTSITAGLAMPVLMVVTLAFALVQLICAFKGAATAKRGEDYKYPLSMKLF from the coding sequence ATGAGCGACAATTCCCCCAATCCCGAGCAGCCGGGAGGTGGCAATCAGAACGACGCGCCCGAGTCCACCACCACGCCGGTGAACAAGGATGACGCCAGCGTCGCCGCGCTGATCCACGTGGTCGGTCTGCTCAACTTCTTCAGCGGCTTCCTGGGCACCATCGTTCAGGCCATCATCTGGCTGGCCAAGGGCGTGAGCGGCAACCAAGTCGATCGTCACGGCCGCGCGGCGCTGAACTTCCAGGTTTCCTGGCTGATCTACAGCCTGGTGGCCTTCGGCCTCACTTCCATCACCGCGGGTCTGGCCATGCCGGTCCTGATGGTGGTGACTCTGGCCTTCGCGCTGGTTCAGCTCATCTGTGCCTTCAAGGGTGCGGCCACCGCCAAGCGCGGCGAGGATTACAAATATCCGCTCAGCATGAAGCTGTTCTGA
- a CDS encoding DUF736 domain-containing protein yields the protein MATIGTFTKTDSGYNGDIRTLTFKAKVALTPVENGGENAPDFRVMAGTAEIGAAWNRTSKGGNSYISVKLDDPSFPAPVYANLVDRNGKPTLIWAR from the coding sequence ATGGCAACCATCGGCACTTTCACGAAGACCGACAGCGGCTACAACGGTGACATCCGGACCCTGACCTTCAAGGCCAAGGTGGCGCTGACCCCCGTCGAGAACGGCGGCGAGAACGCCCCCGACTTCCGTGTGATGGCGGGCACGGCCGAGATCGGCGCCGCCTGGAACCGCACCAGCAAGGGCGGCAACAGCTACATCTCGGTGAAGCTGGACGACCCGAGCTTCCCGGCCCCGGTCTACGCCAACCTCGTCGACCGCAACGGCAAGCCGACCCTCATCTGGGCCCGCTGA
- a CDS encoding phosphoglycerate kinase — protein sequence MGLDMYAFATDQQIADEVDFSAEGATEIFYWRKHPNLHGWMERLYGEKGGTSPVFNCVNVQLTAADIDRLEADIKAGALPHTEGFFFGASNGSETEGDLAFVAKARELIEAGATVFYTSWW from the coding sequence ATGGGACTGGATATGTATGCGTTCGCGACTGACCAGCAGATCGCCGACGAGGTCGACTTCAGCGCCGAGGGTGCCACGGAGATTTTCTACTGGCGCAAGCATCCGAACCTGCACGGCTGGATGGAGCGCCTCTACGGCGAGAAGGGCGGCACGAGCCCCGTCTTCAACTGCGTCAACGTGCAGCTCACCGCGGCCGACATCGACCGGCTGGAGGCCGACATCAAGGCGGGCGCACTGCCGCACACCGAGGGCTTCTTCTTCGGCGCCTCGAACGGCTCCGAAACCGAGGGCGACCTGGCCTTCGTCGCCAAGGCGCGCGAACTCATCGAGGCTGGCGCGACGGTCTTCTACACATCCTGGTGGTAG
- a CDS encoding ParB/RepB/Spo0J family partition protein: MTIETITLDQLNPPKANPRTSMDVAALEGLAASIKTDGLLQNLVVRPRKGKGYDIVSGERRYRALRLLAERGDIPADHPVPVDIRKRLSSADTLRLATIENIQREQLPPMDEAEAFASLLADGASLEDVAAKAGVSALTVKRRVALASLCDEVKVLVREGEVPLSVAEALTLGTHDQQRAVIERLQQGWHYDADDIRSILTGEKPSVALAIFPLEKYEGTYTADLFADEANTFFDDMEQFYRLQSEAVEQLADTHRRTAAFVEVVHEAYVPWWQYREAEDGEPGGVVIQFAPSGRVQVREGLVKREVRQSVSEDTSEAPGTPKPKPEYSGPVIRMVSAHKSLAVMEALLANPRKAKEVAVIGMMQGYDWTGRIHLDPHPALAYFAEAEVQPTSYTAIEREAGETAQALGIEADSSPYAAPTRGAWEQLLRSRKEPLALYEAVQGLTDAELEQLHLLLTALTFGQGDMDALDDGESLFNRIAADLEVDMRNHWRPDAAFLSRRRKDQLEAIAKESGAVKRMGRLKDYTKKAMVEALARHFERTKDAADDAPAHDRKGRDWLPGAMHFPAVTAEQGEAADDAAESEAEPVETTEAVADAA, translated from the coding sequence GCGCCCGCGCAAGGGCAAAGGCTACGACATCGTCTCCGGCGAACGGCGCTATCGGGCGCTGCGGCTTCTGGCCGAGCGCGGCGACATCCCCGCCGACCATCCCGTGCCCGTGGACATCCGCAAGCGGCTGTCCTCCGCCGACACCCTGCGGCTGGCCACCATCGAGAATATCCAGCGTGAGCAGTTGCCGCCCATGGACGAGGCCGAGGCGTTCGCCAGCCTGCTGGCGGACGGGGCGAGCCTTGAGGACGTGGCCGCGAAGGCGGGCGTGTCGGCACTGACCGTCAAGCGCCGCGTCGCGCTGGCTTCCCTCTGTGACGAGGTGAAAGTTTTGGTGCGGGAAGGCGAGGTGCCCCTGTCCGTGGCCGAGGCGCTGACGCTCGGCACTCACGACCAGCAGCGCGCCGTCATCGAGCGGCTTCAGCAGGGCTGGCATTACGATGCCGACGACATCCGCAGCATCCTGACCGGCGAGAAGCCGTCCGTGGCGCTCGCCATCTTCCCGCTGGAGAAGTACGAGGGCACCTACACCGCCGACCTGTTCGCGGATGAGGCCAACACCTTCTTCGACGACATGGAGCAGTTCTATCGGCTGCAATCCGAGGCCGTCGAGCAGTTGGCCGACACCCACCGCCGGACGGCAGCTTTCGTGGAGGTGGTGCACGAGGCTTACGTGCCGTGGTGGCAGTACCGCGAAGCCGAGGACGGCGAGCCGGGCGGCGTGGTCATCCAGTTCGCCCCATCGGGGCGGGTGCAGGTGCGCGAGGGGCTGGTCAAGCGTGAAGTCCGCCAGAGCGTGTCCGAGGATACCAGCGAAGCCCCCGGCACACCAAAGCCCAAGCCGGAATATTCCGGCCCCGTCATCCGCATGGTGAGTGCCCACAAGAGCCTTGCCGTGATGGAGGCGCTTCTCGCCAATCCCCGCAAGGCGAAGGAAGTGGCTGTCATCGGCATGATGCAGGGCTATGACTGGACGGGGCGCATCCATCTCGACCCGCATCCGGCGCTGGCCTACTTCGCGGAAGCTGAGGTGCAACCCACCAGCTATACCGCCATCGAACGAGAGGCCGGGGAAACGGCGCAGGCGCTCGGCATCGAGGCCGACAGTTCCCCCTATGCCGCGCCGACGCGTGGGGCGTGGGAGCAGCTTTTGCGTAGTCGCAAGGAGCCACTCGCCCTCTATGAGGCCGTGCAGGGCTTGACCGACGCAGAGCTCGAACAGCTTCACCTGCTGCTGACGGCGCTGACCTTCGGGCAGGGCGATATGGACGCGCTGGACGACGGCGAGAGCCTGTTCAACCGCATCGCCGCCGACCTTGAGGTGGATATGCGCAACCACTGGCGGCCTGACGCGGCGTTCCTGTCCCGCCGCCGCAAGGACCAGTTGGAGGCCATCGCCAAGGAAAGCGGCGCGGTGAAGCGCATGGGCCGTCTCAAGGACTACACCAAGAAGGCCATGGTCGAGGCCTTGGCGCGGCATTTCGAGCGTACCAAGGACGCCGCCGACGACGCGCCCGCGCATGACCGCAAGGGGCGCGACTGGCTGCCGGGGGCGATGCACTTCCCCGCCGTGACTGCCGAGCAGGGGGAGGCCGCAGACGATGCTGCCGAGTCCGAGGCGGAGCCTGTCGAGACCACCGAGGCCGTCGCGGACGCGGCCTAA